TGGCGGAAAGGGTGAGTGTGTAAGCGGCAGATCTCTGCTGAACATTCAGTCTATGCGGGATATCTTCATGCTGGGCGGTCACGGTACACTTTACCATTGACTATACTCTTTGCAGCTATCATGTAAGCTACCTATCAACGACATGTTTCTCCACGGAATTGACCTCATCTTTTGCAGGCAAGGATCACAGGTGATGGCTACGTAAGTTGCTATTTGTTGGCCACACTGTTCATGTCCTACTAACAATGCTCGCTTCTAGCGTATGGCTAACTTGGTGGCAAGAAACGCGGTTCAACAAGTCGTGGGATTTATATCAAGGCGTCTATGCTGTGCTTGGAATCTCACAAGCTATCTTCACTTTCGCGATGGGAGCATCGTTGGGCATCATGGCGAACTTGGCATCGCAGAATTTGCATTCCTCAGCACTGGAAAATGTCTTTTACAGTCCAAAATCGGTTTTTGATACGCAGCCTCTGGGGCGTATACTAGGCGTTTTCGGGAAAGATATTGATACGATTGATAATCAGCTAGCTGATTCGTTAAGGATGATGGCTTTGACCCTTGTCACTGTgagtaagaaaggaaattcCTCGTGTTGACAACGCTAAATGCCCCTCAGTTGATCGGTTCTGTTGCAATTATCACTGTTTATTTGCATTATTTCATTGCTGTGTGAGTTAAAGAGAAGTGTTATCAGACCAAGCTTatatcgatatcagcatttTCATCGTGGGAATTGGTTATTGGTATGTCTACCTAACGTAGGCTCTGCTAACCTTGCAGGTATTTTGCCCTATTTTACCGCACGTCGTCGAGGGAGGTCAAGCGACTGGATTCGATGCTGCGATCCCTCCTATACTCGCATTTTTCCGAATCGTATGCTTTCTTCTCTTAAACTTACGCAGGAAGGAATCTGACAACGGCAATAGATTATCAGGCTTAGCTACTATACGTGCATACGGCGAGACAGAGCGCTTCATCCACGAGAATGCCTATTATATGGATCTCGAAAACCGGGCTTACCTTTTGAGTGCGACAAACCAGCGGTGGCTGTCAATCCGTCTGGATTTTCTAGGAGCCTGTTTAGTTTTCGCCGTTGCCGTGATGTCGGCTAAAGGGGGAGGCGGTTTGACTGCTTCAGAGATCGCTCTTTGTTTGACGTATCTGACCTCCATCACGCAAGTGTTGGGCATGGTGAGTTTGGGCTCCCACAGTCGCGCTGACTCACTTTAGGTCACACGACAATCTGCCGAAGTGGAAAATAACAGTGAGCATTCTGAAATTGCACAAATACAGGTACAACTCGTTTAACATCATCCTCTAAACAGTGAATGCCGTGGAGCGAGTATTGTGGTACTCCGATGCCGCTTCTCTGCCACAAGAAGCTGCACATGATATACCGGCAACCAAACCTTCGGATACGTGGCCAGAAAGTGGATCCATTGTGTTCAAGGATGTTGTAATGTCATATCGTCCTGGTCTTCCGGCGGTATTGAAGGGTCTGTAAGTCTGAGAGACGAAAATGATCGATGTCTGCTCACAGCAACGTAAGGTCGATGAGTATTCACGGCGGCGAGAAAGTGGGGATCATCGGCCGAACTGGGGCTGGTAAGACCTCTATAACCATGGCTTTATTCCGATTAGTTGAGTGAGTCTGATCTGTAGGTATCAAGCTGACGAACAGAATATCATCGGGCGAAATCACGGTTGATGGCGAAGACATCACCAAACTCGGCCTGAACGCACTGAGATCTCGGATAGCCATTATACCGCAGGAGCCTGTTCTATTCAGTGGAACCCTTCGCTCTAATCTTGACCCTTTTGATTCGTACGATGACGCTAGACTGAACGATGCCCTAGCACGTTCATGCGTGACTTCGAATCAAGACATTGGGGACATCAAAAGGCTAACTTTAGACACGAACATAGAGGAAGAAGGCCAAAACCTCAGTAAGTGGACATTGTTCTTGAAAGAGTACGCTGACGCATTTTAGGTGTCGGGGAGCGATCACTTGTGAGCTTGGCTCGGGCTCTCGTAAAAGATGTAAGTTGTTTCTGTGTAGCCGTGTTATGATATGCACTGTTTCTGACCTTGATGGTGTAGTCAAATATCGTAGTGCTCGGTAAGCGTTGATTGTCCTGAGTAATCGCGGACTACAGTAAGACTAACTTCAATGCAGACGAAGCGACTGCAGCTGTCGGTGCGTAGACAGCCCTTCGTTACGGTTGACTGGAAGCTGACCTGTTATTGAAGATCTGGAGACCGATTCAAGAATTCAGCAAACCATTCATCGTGAATTCAAGGGGAAAACATTGCTCTGTATCGCCCATCGATTACGGACTATCATATCATGGGATAGAATTTTGGTGATGAACGCAGGCCAGATTGAGGTGAGCTGACAGATTTGGCGCAAATTGACGGTTGTAAGGAATTCGATACCCCGATTAACCTGTACAACTCTGGAGGCCTATTTCAAACAATGTGCGAGAGATCAAGCATATCCAAAGAGGAGATAATACGGGCTAGACAAGCAGAAGTTGAGGGGTAAAGACGCCTATCTTGCATCTATCCAGCGGTCACGCATTTTCATCCATGCATTTGTATACTACAACGCAGCCAGAGGTATTGCGGACAACTCGTATAAGGCAGCAGATATGCACATGCAATGTACCGGAATGGTAGTGATCTCAGCATCAGCATTCGGATATGCATGTTATTTACAGTACTTTGAATTTTCCTTATTCCGGTATACTATGCGTTTTCAAGGGATTCAATTATGCTTTGACCGAGATATCCATTGGCGGCACTGATAATGGCCTTGAGACCACTCGCCGTAATGTCCGCATCAACGCCGACACCCCAATATCCTCCCTTTGTCTTGTCCTTGGCATCAACATTAGGAGGAATGAGCTCGACATATGTAGCAGCTTTGACATCAGATCCTGCACCGACAGCGTGTTCGGTGTATTCCCGGACAGAGAGGGTTATTCCAAGGTCTCCCTGTAGCGCATcaaggaaggaggaaagggGACCGTTTCCTTCACCGGCGATCTCATGCACTTTGCCATCGACAAGTATCTTAGCCGTGAGTCGTTTTGAAGCGGAAGGTAGGTTTGCGTCGAGACTTCGATCGGGACTAGCTTCCACGATGGCACCCGTCAGAGAAGCTACACGACTATGAGATCGCGATCGGTCGGGACTGAGACTGGGAGTAACGATAGCTGAAGGAGTAGCGGAGCGAATATCGACCGTAACGAACGACTTGAGCACAAGTCTCCCATCGTAAATAGAGCCACCCAGATGATAAGTCTGTCGGAACGCGGTAGTGATGTCCTTTGAAGTCATTTCTTTTCCAGTAGTTTCTGATTGATCCTGAACAACCTTGTAGAACGATATCTGCATGCGTCGAGGCAGGTCGAGCGCAAGAGCTGATTTGACAATGTACGCGATACTGCAATGGTTGCAAATTAGTGGTATACTGTATGACGATtcgaaatcactcaccctccTTTACCAGATTGCGAGTTGACTCGGATGACTGCTTCGTATGTGCAACCCACATCCGCTGGATCTATTGGTAGATATGGCAAGCTCCAGTGTTTGTCGCCAGCTTTCTCTCGACTGATCTGGGCCTCAAAGCCTTTCTTGATGGCATCCTGATGACTACCAGAGAAGGCAGTGAATACCAATTCACCTGCATACGGATGTCGAGGATGGACTGGTAAGCCAGTACACTCGGTGACAGTGTCGATAATGGAGAACATATCGGAAAAGTCGAGGTGTGGAGGTATACCTTGGGAGTAACAATTAAGACCCAAAGTGACTAAATCAACGTTTCCAGTACGTTCTCCGTTTCCTAGCACTGTCCCTTCGATCCGGTCCGCACCGGCGAGAACCCCTAGTTCTGCGGCGGCTACAGCACAACCCCGGTCATTGTGTGTATGAAGACTGACGATacatttttctctttcagaGATGGAGTTACAGAAAATTTCAACCTTTTATGTCAGCGAGTTCAAGTGCAGtgagactcacttgatcagCAAAGCAATTAGGAGTTGCTACCTCGACCGTCGCAGGAAGATTCTATGTGCAGCTACAGTCAGTCCTGCAATTCTCATATCCAGTCATAGACTAGGGATCACGAAAAGATTCTGCCATTATTGCTCCAGGAGTAGCTGTCTAGAAAGCCGAGTACTGCTCTCTCCAAATCGAAAGTATCACGCGTCAGATTCACTCACAAAGATAATTCTTTCCTCCTTGCGACCATCTGCCCAAACACTCTTTTCTCCAGCGAGCCACACCTTTTTCACAGCTTCGCAAACCTCGACAGCATATTCAGTCTCAGTCTGAGAGAATGTTTCGGGGGAGTATTCGAATCGGAAACTCGTTCCATGCTGCTTGACTCAGCTAGAAGCTCGACAAGGCTGCGCAGGACTTACAGAAACGGCATATTGTTCAGCAAGCTCTCGGACAAGACGGGTGTGATCCGATGCTAGTCTATAAAAACATGTCAGCGGAAAACCCGTTCAGAGGATCGTTGGTGCTACTCACTTAACGGTTTCTTCACGATCATTGTTGAAAACTACCTCTCGGAAGAGGCAGGATGTAGCATTGTACATATGAATAATAACGTGTTTCAAACCAGCGACCGCCTCGAATGTTCTTTTGATCAGATCAGCACGTGCTGGTGTCAGGACCTGAATAAGAGTCAACATAGAGCGTTTGACATGTAAGGAAAGCACTCACTTGAATCCACACATCATCCGGTACCTCTCCATTCTTTTGCAGGTCTTGACAAAAGTTGAAGTCGGTATCAGAAGCAGCTGGATAAGATACCTCAATTTCTTTGAAACCAATCTGCACTAAATGTCTAAAGAAACGGGTTTTTTGTTGATTCGTCATGGCTACAGGCAATAGTCAGATCAATCGACATCATCGCCATGGAACACTCACGGTTGGCAAGACTTTGATTACCATCTCGAAGATCCGTACTTAACCAGATAGGAGCCTTTTTGTGCACCTTGTCCGGCCATGTTCGGTTCGGAAATGGAACGGGGTTGAAGGGGAGGTATCTCTGCGAAGGATCGGCACTAGTGTGGGATCGTCAAGGTTTCAGCATTTGTTTCAACGGGTCATAGCATATGAGAAGGGGAATCATGCGTACAGCATAGGCATTATAGATGATGACGTTCAGTGCGATATGGGTAAAAGGTAGTGTAACTGAGATGGGATAGGTTTGTGCTAGATTTGCAAGATGTTTTATGACCGTAATTGGAGGTAAGGGGTAACCTTGGGTATTTGAGATTTAACAGGTTTTCTAGCAAGGTACTCGAATAACGATGTCACTGATAACTACAATTGGAGTGATATATCAGTGATGACTCGAAAGCACAAATCTCATCATTCGAACGAAATGTAGGGTGAATTCGAaaaaaagaagctaaaagaCACGAGTCAATAATATTTACGTAGGATGTGGACGGTCCACGTGGCATCCACACATCTCACCTCTTGACTTTAACTTCTTGAAACTAGTACTATAGAGCAGATGGGAAAGAGTACTTCAACAGCTTGATGGTATATCTATGGACTGCTTGTGATTCGACACACGATGCATGCGCAATTGCTGCATGGTTTGAGCTCAAGTGCGCTCTCAAGGTTTCAATTGTGAATCAACGTATCATCTGCATCATGGTAAATATATGTAATGGTGTTGATTTTGCTTTCTCTGGATACAAAGGAAATCCAACTATGCATCGGTCACTGCAATCAGACTTTTGTTAGCGAAAGACCGAGTACGAGGCAGAATGTGTAAACGTGTAACTCACCGCATCCCTGAGAAGCATCGGTGACAAGTCTAGCATACTTGAGAAGAGCACCTTGGGTGACTTTGAGAGCAGGTGCCACCCAAGCGGCTTTTCTTCGAGCAAATTCCTCGTCAGAAACGTTGACACTGAGAGTGTTTCCGACGGCgtcaatatcaatgatatctcCGTCTTGAACAAGAGCGATGGGACCGCCGACTTGAGCTTCAGGTACGACATGACCGACCACAAAACCGTGCGAACCTCCACTGAATCGTCCGTCTGTAAGACAGGCTACATCGTAACCAAGGCCTGCACCCATGATTAAACTAGTAGGCTTAAGCATCTCAGGCATACCTGAATTGTCGCGTTATATATCAGTCTCATTTCTTCGCCTTGTTCTGATGTCGGAACTCACCAGGTCCACCCTTTGGACCAAGATATCTCAAAACGACAACGgtcttttccccctttttGATGGAGCCTGATTCAACGGCTTTAACGAACgcctcctcatcatcgaacGCTCGACACTTTCCGGTGAACTGAAGACCTTCTTTTCCAGTTATTTTGGAGACAGCGCCTCCAGGGGCGAGATTGCCTCTCAGGATTCGAAGATGTCctgttgatttgatgggGTCGTTCACGGGTCTGAGGATCTTTTGGCCTTCCCATTTGCTGCCATGCTTTTCGACCCATCGATCACAATTCTCTCCTAGTGTTTTGCCTGTAACGGTCATTCCTTCACCAGTCATGTAACCGTGCTTGATTAGGAAGTGTATTACACCTAAAGGAAAAGTGTCAGCGACACAAGAATGAAAGGCTTATGCAGCTCACTTGGGATACCACCGATGGTATGTATATCTTCCATGACATACTTTCCACTAGGCTTCAGATCGGCAAGAAGAGGTACCCGATCTGACACTTTTTGGAAATCGTCAATTGTGAGTTTTAAACCCACGGAATGAGCGATAGCGATAAGGTGAAGGACGACATTGGTTGAACCACCAAGAGCCATAGTAAGGACCTAGCGATCAGCTCGTATCCTTGTGGTAGGTCACTCACCATGGCGTTTTCGAAAGCTTCACGTGTCATTATCTGCCTAGGAAGGATATTTTGTTCCAGAAGATTGCGCATTACACCACCAATGGAATCACATTCGGCCAGTTTTTCCGGATATTCAGCgggcgatgatgatgatccaggTACAGTCATACCGAGAGCTTCGGCACACGAGGCAATGGTATTGGCAGTGTACATCTACAAGTCAGCGTCTTTTATTATCGGGTCGCACTCACCCCTCCACAAGCTCCAGATCCAGGACAGGAATTCCTGACAGTGTTGTACCTGGTTTTCTCAGCCTCCTCCGTTTGCCCCTCTTGCAGATAACGACCATAACTTTGGAATGCAGAGACGATATCGAGGACTTCACCGCCGCAGTGACCAGGTTTTATCGTTCCTCCATACACCATCAAACCAGGTCGATTTAGACGACCCAATGCGATCAAGGTACCAGGCATATTTTTGTCGCAGCCAGGTATGACTACAGCACCATCGAGCCAATGTCCACCGCAAACGCTCTCCACAGAATCGGCAATGAGATCTCGGGATTGAAGAGAATATGACACTGAATGTCAGCTTAGATTCATTCCAAAGCGATACTCACTTCCAGAGGTTCCCATACTGATACCGTCCGAGACAGCAGGAGTACCAAATTGGTAGCCTATAAGACCTGCTTCCCCTAGAGATTTCTTTACTCTTTGACCGAGACCTAAGATATGCCCGTTACAAGGGTTACCCTCATACCTGTGTGTAGGTTAGCTAGTAATCTCATCGAGCTGTCCAATTCtcatatctttcttccaaagtCCGAAAAATCTTCCATCTCGTATAGTCGAAGGATAATGGACTCATATAGCCTCTCTTTGATGTTACATCTACGTACGACCTATTTATGTCGGAGTCAAAACATCATGTCAATACCACTCACCAAACACTTGCAACACCGATCATTGCCTTCTTCAGATCCTCGTCAGTGTTGACACCGTCGGTGGCATATAACATCGCCTGCATGGACATGAAATATCAGTATGATACCTGGACACGTATACGAGGAGACCATACACACCTGTGATGCTCCCTGTGATTTGGGCTCTGTGATTGTTTTTGAAAACCTGTTGAGAGCCTCCGCTGCCGGTCGGGCCGCTGTTGAGTGGACCGCTCTGACAGCACAGGTCACAGGATTGGAGATCATGCGTCTTGATAGCATTATGAGGGCTTTTTTTCGGTCCACtgttttgatttgatatagAGAAGTACGACAACAATCAGTCAAAAAGGTGCACTAAGCAGCGAAAGACGAGAGAGAGCTGATTTGACGCGATGATGATTGGAGGTTGTGATGAATTTCGGGTTCATTTTTTTTCTGAATTATAAACACTTCTAACTCGATACCCGAATTTTCAGTGGTGTACGGAGATAGGGGGTAATCTCCGTCTTTGTTACCACCGTCATCAATAAGATATATACtcgttcattcttctcaCTTGTCATCTACTCATTGCCTAACAGTAGATATATCAAAACAACTGACAGACGCTGTCGGCCTGAGTTTCGTTCAACTAAAAAGTACCTACCTAGTCGACGACCTGGTCAAGGATTCATTCCGGGCGGACACTTAGATCATGGTGTGGAGAACAACGTTTGTCACCATGTCGACTTGCTTCCTTTTAGGTGAGTGGATCCATAAGTCGCATTGGATACGATTCAGACTATCTTGATTGACAGTTCGGTCGGACAGGCACAACATTCACGCATTGGATAGCTGATCACGACGTACTGTGGCGATCACCTGTCACGCCCGATGCATTGGCGACATCAATAAAGTACTATTCCTTTTTGAGTAATGCTCCGAGCGGTCTGGGATGGGTGTATATAGCCGTGGGGATAGTTGCTCTCTTAAGCGCTGGAGGAAGAGCGATGAAAGGCTATCAAGGCCAAAGTGGGGAGATCCTCTTTGATGGGGGTAGCATAGGTAAGTTGCTTCAAATGCTGTTCAGAGCTAACTGAAACAGTTCTGTGGTCTGCTATCGCCTATACACAGATTTACGATGTCTATCCTAGTGAGTCGACGGAGAATGCGGTTGGATCATTGACTGACTAGCTTCCCAGCTATCAAGCTCATTCCTTCACACTTGCCACAGTCTTTGACCGATCACAAAGCGTACCCGGAATTAGTTTCTGCAGTTCGTGACCTTGCCACAAACAATATCATGACAGCTGTCATGTTGACCGGTATCATGCTTCTCCAGGTGAGCGAACCGTGTGTCTCACAAGACATCAGCTGAACTATGCTGCTCAGGCCGGACGGTGGTACTCGAAGAGATCGGCTAACGACCTACCTCCATCCGTTGACATTTCTGCGGCTTCCACGCCTGGCCGGGCTTCTTCGCCAGAGAAAGAATCCCTTCCGCTTCCAAAACGGTCAGGGACCCCGTTTCGGGAGTTGACAGCGGAGGAAGCGTTCGAGCTTTCAGGACAATGATAGGCTAACAACGGTTGCGGAACGGGAATAAGCAGAACACAGCGGAAGAAATCAATATTAGGTGATCGCTCATTTCAACTTGGGCTGATGTATCTTGTCATATACGACTAGGAGTAGATACCCAGATATGCAATCCCATATTCATGTATTCATAAGATTATATAGCAAGAACGCCTTTCGTACTTGggacatcatcaccacctgtCCTACTGATAGCCATACGAATGGCAAGGGCGAGAGCCTTAAATGCTGACTCGGCACTGTGAGAAGCcgaatcagcttcattttgCAACAAAATTGTAATGACATCGCAACTCACATGTGATGATTGTTCTCTCCTCTAATGGAGTCGATGTGTAATGTAACGCCGGCGGCGAAAGCGAATGATTGTAGAAGATGCGATACCATTTCAGTCGATACTAAACATGACGTATAAGAGTTTTGATCGTTGTCACGTTCGAAAGGATACCAGACTTACAATCTCCAACCTTTTCTCGCGTGAAGGGCAGGTGACAGACAAAGTAGGGCCGAGACGAGATGTCAATTACAGCTCGTGATAACGACTGGAAGGATAAAGATCAGCTATTGAGTGGTATTGAGACTCGTATTACACTCACCTCGTCAAGGGGAGCGTAGGCGAAACCGTATCTTgttataccttttctttcacCTAAAGCCTTTTTGAAAGCTTCTCCTAACGCCAAGGCGCAATCCTCGGCAGTATGGTGATCATCGATATGTAAGTCACCCTTACATTTAAGAGTAAGGGACATGCCGCCATGTTTGGCTAACGCTGTGAACATCTACGAGGCTATCAGCGCACTTACCGAAGAGCTCAGCCTTTTTCCGACTCACATGGTCAAGGAAGCCAATACCGGTGTTCACCTCGATGGTTTGTTTTGTAACACCTGGGACATGATCCAGGTCGATGGTACAGCTGATCTCTGTCTCGCTGGTCTTCCTCTCTACTGATGCAGTTCTGGCTGAcattttgcttttttgagAATGGTTTGTGATCGATGGTGGGACAAGATAGCCAAAAAGAACAGATAATGATTTTCTGAAATTCGAAAACGGTGACTCGCCGAAAGCTTTCAGGGGCTTTTCTAGCAATATAGTAATGTCACGTGGGGTGAGGCCACGTGCGCAGCATGGAGTCAATCGTCATGTCGAGGAACTGGCCTTTGTTTGTTGTCATGTCAATGTTGCGTTTCCCAGATGCTATTCAATGTTGAGTGTTgtaatttccctttccatGATTGATACTCACTATATCTCGCATATCTTGCTTTGTGACAATATACGAACAAGGACGAACATGTGGACAACTATATAGCGATGGCTTCTGTTCCACCGAAATACCCATGCTGTCATCTTCAGCTGCATAACCTCTATTGCTCAGCATGTCTCCAAGAAGGGTGAGCCGGATTGCTTAAACTTGTATTACCTTCCACTGAGCTGACCTGTGGTCAAAGTATCAATTTGCACAAAGAAGCGCTCAAGAACATTCAAGGACAGATCGATGCCATCGTTTCGAAGTCAAAGGATCTACTTGCAGGAGTTAAGCAACCGTCCAGTTCCAGAAACACTCCAACGAGGGGTATATACGCTTGGAAACATCTGCGTTCAGAGGTagctgaaagagagaagCGATGCGCCAAGCTGAAAGGCAAGATCATAATCAATGACCAGACCATATCAACAGGTAAGTTTCTTCACCGCAAGCACAACTAATGTCAGGTCGCGCACGTATATCAGACAGCGACGTGGCCAAGCGGAAATTGTCTCTCTACGCCTTGCGATCCAGCCCTTCACCTGATATAAGCATCCGAGAAAGCCTAGACCGGTGTCTCCACCAGCAGCAGACGACGACGTACCACATTGTAAACGCTCGCAAAGTTTTGATCAAGGAAGCTATTAGCGTGTTTGGAATCAGGAAGAACTCGGTAGGAGAATGGACAATAGCAGGTTTGAATTTGCCTAGTCCTGACGCCTTCCGACGTAAGTCAATCTAACACAGAAAAGGAAGCTAATATCAATCTCGTAGTGTATTCTTCGACACATATCAATGCGGCTTTACTACATTCCATACATCTGCTCGCTCTTATCACTGCTTATCTGTCCGTTACGCTGCCTTTTACACCAACGTCCCCACCACCATACGAGTCTCGACATATTGGTCGACAGGTGATGAAAGCCAACACTCCCTTTGTAAGTACTACGAAGTGGCGAGACAAGAATGTGTTATGGATGTCTAGCACTGCTTCGATAGCGAGCAAGATCAAATCTCGGAAATCGTTATCTGCCAGTAAATTATTTTCTCAACCTAATATCTCTGCAATCATCGCCAAATCAATGACCAAACATCGGCAGTTTCTCACTTCCTTTGCTGTACTGTCGTTTTCCGTTGCGTATCTCGCATGGTCCCA
This genomic stretch from Kwoniella shivajii chromosome 3, complete sequence harbors:
- a CDS encoding imidazoleglycerol-phosphate dehydratase produces the protein MSARTASVERKTSETEISCTIDLDHVPGVTKQTIEVNTGIGFLDHMFTALAKHGGMSLTLKCKGDLHIDDHHTAEDCALALGEAFKKALGERKGITRYGFAYAPLDESLSRAVIDISSRPYFVCHLPFTREKVGDLSTEMVSHLLQSFAFAAGVTLHIDSIRGENNHHIAESAFKALALAIRMAISRTGGDDVPSTKGVLAI
- a CDS encoding dihydroxy-acid dehydratase, encoding MLSRRMISNPVTCAVRAVHSTAARPAAEALNRFSKTITEPKSQGASQAMLYATDGVNTDEDLKKAMIGVASVWYEGNPCNGHILGLGQRVKKSLGEAGLIGYQFGTPAVSDGISMGTSGIIPGCDKNMPGTLIALGRLNRPGLMVYGGTIKPGHCGGEVLDIVSAFQSYGRYLQEGQTEEAEKTRYNTVRNSCPGSGACGGVLTMALGGSTNVVLHLIAIAHSVGLKLTIDDFQKVSDRVPLLADLKPSGKYVMEDIHTIGGIPSVIHFLIKHGYMTGEGMTVTGKTLGENCDRWVEKHGSKWEGQKILRPVNDPIKSTGHLRILRGNLAPGGAVSKITGKEGLQFTGKCRAFDDEEAFVKAVESGSIKKGEKTVVVLRYLGPKGGPGMPEMLKPTSLIMGAGLGYDVACLTDGRFSGGSHGFVVGHVVPEAQVGGPIALVQDGDIIDIDAVGNTLSVNVSDEEFARRKAAWVAPALKVTQGALLKYARLVTDASQGCVTDA
- a CDS encoding 2-isopropylmalate synthase — encoded protein: MPMLADPSQRYLPFNPVPFPNRTWPDKVHKKAPIWLSTDLRDGNQSLANPMTNQQKTRFFRHLVQIGFKEIEVSYPAASDTDFNFCQDLQKNGEVPDDVWIQVLTPARADLIKRTFEAVAGLKHVIIHMYNATSCLFREVVFNNDREETVKLASDHTRLVRELAEQYAVSHGTSFRFEYSPETFSQTETEYAVEVCEAVKKVWLAGEKSVWADGRKEERIIFNLPATVEVATPNCFADQVSLTALELADIKAAAELGVLAGADRIEGTVLGNGERTGNVDLVTLGLNCYSQGIPPHLDFSDMFSIIDTVTECTGLPVHPRHPYAGELVFTAFSGSHQDAIKKGFEAQISREKAGDKHWSLPYLPIDPADVGCTYEAVIRVNSQSGKGGIAYIVKSALALDLPRRMQISFYKVVQDQSETTGKEMTSKDITTAFRQTYHLGGSIYDGRLVLKSFVTVDIRSATPSAIVTPSLSPDRSRSHSRVASLTGAIVEASPDRSLDANLPSASKRLTAKILVDGKVHEIAGEGNGPLSSFLDALQGDLGITLSVREYTEHAVGAGSDVKAATYVELIPPNVDAKDKTKGGYWGVGVDADITASGLKAIISAANGYLGQSIIESLENA